Proteins from a single region of Novosphingobium sp. CECT 9465:
- a CDS encoding ParB/RepB/Spo0J family partition protein, producing MATAAQKITLSTSRDIPFNKLVLSQSNVRRVKAGVSVEELAESIARCGLIQSLHVRPVLDADGAETGMFEVPAGGRRYRALELLAKQKRLARTSSVPCVVGDVSSGILIDEVSLVENIERAPLHPLDQFRAFQALRDKGMTEEAIAAAFFVGVNVVKQRLRLAAVSPTLHEVYADDGMTLEQLMAFTVSEDHARQEQVWEAIRDSWQKEPWQIRRMLTETTVRASDKRALFVGIAAYEAAGGIVLRDLFQSDDGGWLQDVGLLDRLVAEKLRAEADQIAADGWKWVEASLSVPYGVSHGMREIVGTPVDMTDEEQATRAGLQAELDRLTEQYEDADELPDEIDQRLGEIEAALEALDSRPMHYEPAEMAIAGVFVTIDSDGSLIAQRGYVRPEDEVSAASEPDDNEAAVDGQHAPSLSHAVRPVVVTMGGQPVPTEEDEDDVIKPLPERLVTELTAHRTLALRDAVAQHPRIAMTALLHKLVSDAFHHRSANGVLEAQVRHIFFPAQAEELGDSLSVKSVDERNEHWKSRIPADDTALWDWLAELDEESRMALLAHCVSYGVNALYERPNPYSGSGVSEYGLQLRFDQADRLARETGLDMVQVGWRPTVGNYLGRVTKPRILEAVREGAGERAAQLIDHMKKGDMAKEAERLLADSGWLPEPLRLADPEYATGSDLADQGSEDSTLPAFLSSDGEDDELTEAEDEDAAAIAAE from the coding sequence ATGGCTACTGCTGCCCAGAAAATCACCCTATCGACCTCGCGGGACATTCCCTTCAACAAGCTGGTTCTCAGCCAGTCCAACGTCCGGCGCGTGAAGGCCGGCGTTTCGGTCGAGGAGCTGGCCGAATCCATCGCACGCTGCGGCCTCATCCAATCCCTGCACGTCCGCCCTGTCCTCGACGCGGACGGCGCGGAAACCGGAATGTTCGAGGTTCCGGCCGGCGGTCGGCGCTACCGGGCGCTCGAACTCCTCGCCAAGCAAAAACGCCTCGCCCGCACCTCGTCGGTGCCTTGCGTCGTTGGCGATGTCAGCAGCGGCATCCTCATCGATGAAGTCTCGCTGGTCGAAAATATCGAACGCGCGCCGCTCCATCCGCTCGACCAGTTCCGCGCCTTCCAGGCCTTGCGAGATAAGGGTATGACCGAAGAAGCCATCGCCGCGGCCTTCTTCGTCGGCGTCAACGTCGTGAAGCAGCGCCTCCGCCTCGCCGCCGTCTCGCCCACCTTGCATGAGGTCTATGCCGACGACGGCATGACACTCGAACAGCTCATGGCCTTCACCGTCTCCGAGGATCACGCGCGGCAAGAGCAGGTCTGGGAAGCGATCCGCGACAGCTGGCAGAAGGAACCCTGGCAGATTCGCCGTATGCTCACCGAAACCACGGTCCGGGCTTCCGACAAGCGCGCCTTGTTCGTTGGTATCGCGGCCTACGAAGCGGCGGGCGGCATCGTGCTGCGCGATCTCTTCCAGTCCGACGATGGGGGGTGGCTCCAGGATGTCGGTCTCCTCGATCGGCTTGTCGCGGAAAAGCTGCGTGCCGAGGCCGATCAGATCGCGGCTGATGGCTGGAAATGGGTCGAAGCCAGCCTGAGCGTTCCCTACGGCGTCAGCCACGGGATGCGCGAGATCGTCGGCACACCGGTCGACATGACCGATGAAGAGCAGGCAACGCGCGCCGGATTGCAGGCCGAACTCGATCGCCTCACCGAACAATACGAGGACGCTGACGAACTGCCCGACGAGATTGATCAGCGGCTCGGCGAGATCGAGGCCGCCTTGGAGGCGCTGGACAGCCGTCCCATGCACTATGAGCCGGCTGAAATGGCGATCGCGGGTGTTTTCGTCACCATCGATTCCGATGGATCGCTGATTGCCCAGCGCGGCTATGTCCGGCCCGAGGACGAGGTGTCGGCGGCATCCGAGCCAGATGACAATGAGGCCGCAGTTGATGGGCAGCATGCGCCGTCGCTGTCGCATGCGGTCAGGCCGGTGGTCGTCACCATGGGCGGTCAGCCAGTGCCCACCGAGGAAGACGAGGACGATGTCATCAAGCCGTTGCCCGAACGCCTGGTCACCGAACTGACGGCGCACCGCACGTTGGCCTTGCGCGATGCCGTTGCCCAGCATCCCAGGATCGCGATGACCGCATTGCTGCACAAGCTGGTCTCAGACGCCTTCCACCATCGCTCGGCTAATGGTGTCCTCGAAGCTCAGGTCCGGCACATCTTCTTCCCGGCCCAAGCGGAAGAACTGGGCGACAGCCTGTCGGTTAAGTCCGTCGACGAGCGCAACGAGCACTGGAAAAGCCGCATCCCTGCCGATGACACGGCCCTTTGGGATTGGCTGGCCGAGCTCGACGAAGAAAGTCGCATGGCGCTGCTCGCCCATTGCGTCAGCTACGGGGTGAATGCGCTCTATGAGCGGCCCAACCCCTACAGCGGTTCGGGCGTCAGCGAGTACGGTCTGCAACTGCGCTTCGACCAGGCTGATCGCCTCGCACGGGAAACCGGCCTCGACATGGTGCAGGTGGGTTGGCGGCCGACCGTCGGCAACTATCTTGGCCGGGTCACCAAGCCCCGCATTCTCGAAGCCGTGCGTGAAGGCGCAGGCGAACGTGCGGCGCAGCTCATCGATCACATGAAAAAGGGTGACATGGCCAAAGAGGCCGAACGCCTGCTTGCCGACTCTGGCTGGCTCCCTGAACCGCTGCGCCTCGCCGATCCCGAGTACGCTACAGGCAGCGATCTTGCCGATCAGGGCAGTGAAGACAGCACTTTGCCTGCTTTCCTCAGCAGTGACGGTGAGGACGATGAGCTGACCGAAGCCGAGGACGAAGACGCCGCGGCCATCGCTGCGGAATGA
- a CDS encoding antitoxin of toxin-antitoxin stability system, protein MPEVIETIVYRLDELDDAAKEKARAWYREGGFDHDWYDAVYADFEAICGLIGVTLRTTSVRLMSGRSRQKPRIYFRGFWSQGDGACFEGSYAYARNAPTEIRAYAPKDTDLHKIADALQAVQRRNFYQLRAVTRHRGHYYHEYCMDVAVERASPTSQDMTDDAEDIVIEAMRDLARWLYRQLERDYEYQTSDVSVDQTLIANAYTFTDTGRRFG, encoded by the coding sequence ATGCCTGAGGTCATCGAAACCATCGTCTATCGGCTCGACGAGCTGGACGATGCCGCCAAGGAAAAGGCCCGCGCCTGGTATCGCGAAGGCGGCTTCGACCATGACTGGTACGATGCCGTCTATGCAGATTTTGAGGCGATCTGCGGCCTTATCGGCGTCACACTGCGAACCACCAGCGTTCGCCTCATGAGTGGCAGATCGCGGCAGAAACCCCGCATCTACTTCCGGGGATTTTGGAGCCAAGGCGATGGTGCCTGCTTTGAAGGTAGTTACGCCTATGCGCGAAATGCCCCGACGGAAATCCGCGCCTACGCACCCAAGGATACCGATCTGCATAAGATCGCCGATGCCTTGCAGGCCGTGCAGCGACGCAATTTCTACCAACTGCGGGCTGTGACCCGCCACCGCGGGCACTACTATCACGAGTACTGCATGGACGTTGCCGTCGAACGCGCGAGCCCGACCAGCCAGGACATGACCGATGATGCCGAAGACATCGTGATCGAAGCGATGCGCGATCTGGCGCGCTGGCTCTACCGCCAACTGGAACGAGACTACGAGTATCAAACTTCCGATGTGTCGGTCGACCAGACCCTCATTGCAAATGCCTACACCTTCACCGACACGGGCCGCCGGTTCGGATGA
- a CDS encoding HU family DNA-binding protein has translation MNNSDLADALAAANGLTKADARKYVDGVFAAVADAAAKGDEVAINGFGKFKVKDTPAREGRNPSTGATIQIAASKKLTFAPAKAIKDKLNG, from the coding sequence ATGAACAATAGTGATCTTGCCGACGCCCTTGCCGCTGCAAACGGCCTGACAAAGGCCGATGCCCGCAAGTATGTCGACGGTGTCTTTGCCGCCGTTGCCGATGCCGCAGCCAAGGGCGATGAAGTCGCGATCAACGGTTTCGGCAAGTTCAAGGTCAAGGACACGCCCGCCCGCGAAGGCCGTAATCCGTCGACGGGCGCGACGATCCAGATCGCCGCGTCCAAGAAGCTGACTTTCGCGCCGGCAAAGGCGATCAAGGACAAGCTGAACGGCTAA
- a CDS encoding strawberry notch family protein gives MPHSHAHSSNILTAAQILLPRLEAGERIDAAILRRAMETAIGASDASGAWEWKLAYEACEVATALFLRKFGKALFRKAATPAARLDVLTRIADLLPTHTRRSEESQTLQQFSTPLPLGLAALTAAAIGSSDRVLEPSAGTGLLGILAQTAGGSLILNELAETRAGLLTALFPAWPVTRFDAAQIDDYLDAAAIPSVVLMNPPFSAMAHVAGRVQDAGFRHIASALARLAHGGRLITITGANVGPEHPGWRDAFISLQGHARVVFSAAIAGSVYARHGTTFPTRLTVIDKAPADDPQAFPASPGIAPDVATLLDWIERQMPARLPVTLPALAAPVGTAPPKTVRGYVSRTMAARPAASAAIDPQGVSLAYEAIDSAPPEAERMSDGLYESFALQAIHIPGSTAHPTKLVQSAAMASVTPPKPSYHPILPANILGVLSDAQLETLIYAGEAHSDYLAGSWTVDETCDLVQAAPDGASNAVRFRRGFMLGDGTGAGKGRQSAGIILDNWLQGRRKAVWISKSDKLIEDAQRDWSALGMERLLVTPFSRFPQGKPIGLTEGILFATYATLRSDERGEKVSRVRQIVDWLGTDFDGVIIFDESHAMQNAGGGKGERGDVAPSQQGRAGLRLQNALPNARVVYVSATGATSVHNLAYAQRLGLWGGEDFPFATRAEFVEAIEEGGVAAMEVLARDLRSLGLYTARSLSYDGVEYEMVEHQLTDDQRRIYDAYAGAFTIIHNHLDAAMEAANITGSDGTLNRQAKSAARSAFESVKQRFFGHLLTSMKTPTLIRAIEHDLEAGHAAVIQIVSTGEALMERRLADIPTEEWGDVRVDITPREYVLSYLQHSFPVQLYEPYTDSEGNLASRPVVRDGQPVECREAVRRRDELIERLASLAPVPGALDQIIQRFGTDMVAEVTGRSRRIVRKGERFAVENRAASANLAETAAFMDDLKRILIFSDAGGTGRSYHADLSARNQRLRVHYLLEPGWKADAAIQGLGRTNRTNQAQPPLFRPIATDVKAEKRFLSTIARRLDTLGAITRGQRQTGGQGLFRPEDNLESPYARAALRQLYLLIVRGKIDGCSLERFEAATGLKLTDTNGIKDELPPITTFLNRLLALTIALQGTLFTAFEQLLDAKVAGAIAGGTYDLGLETLNAESFTVAGRATIYTHPATGAETRLLTIVQRERNRPMSLGDALAWRENDHGRLLVNAKSGRAAVQVPAPSMMLDDGEIERRVRLIRPMEYHHATLAMMAESHWEEVDDQTFAHAWNRELDDVPTFTDSTVHIVAGLLLPVWKRLPTESTRVYRLQTDDGERIIGRRVSPAWAANTATVGMPALTGEDAYVALIEGRAVIDLAEGLGLRRVRIMGASRIELTGFTEAMRERLRAFGLFTEIIAWKLRFFVPVDHHGPAVLSRLLKTYPLLRIVEREAA, from the coding sequence ATGCCGCACTCGCACGCCCATTCTTCCAACATTCTGACCGCTGCCCAGATCCTATTGCCGCGTCTCGAAGCAGGCGAGCGCATCGATGCGGCCATCCTGCGGCGCGCCATGGAAACTGCCATTGGCGCCTCCGATGCGTCGGGCGCATGGGAATGGAAGCTCGCCTACGAGGCCTGCGAAGTCGCAACCGCCCTGTTCCTCCGCAAATTCGGCAAGGCCCTGTTCCGTAAAGCCGCCACACCTGCAGCACGGCTTGATGTGCTGACCAGGATCGCCGACCTGCTCCCTACCCACACGCGCCGTTCCGAGGAAAGCCAGACCCTCCAGCAGTTTTCCACTCCGCTCCCACTCGGGCTCGCGGCGCTGACCGCCGCCGCAATCGGCTCTTCCGACCGGGTTCTGGAACCTTCGGCGGGCACCGGCCTGCTTGGCATTCTCGCGCAGACAGCGGGCGGCTCGCTCATCCTCAACGAGTTGGCGGAAACCCGTGCAGGCTTGCTTACCGCCCTCTTTCCGGCATGGCCCGTCACTCGGTTCGATGCTGCCCAGATCGATGACTATCTCGACGCGGCAGCGATCCCGTCCGTGGTGCTCATGAATCCGCCCTTCTCGGCGATGGCCCATGTTGCTGGCCGCGTTCAGGACGCCGGCTTTCGCCACATCGCCTCCGCGCTCGCTCGCCTCGCGCACGGCGGCAGGCTGATCACCATCACCGGCGCCAACGTCGGGCCAGAGCACCCCGGTTGGCGTGATGCCTTCATCTCCTTACAGGGACATGCCCGCGTGGTGTTCAGCGCTGCGATTGCTGGATCGGTCTATGCACGTCATGGCACAACATTCCCGACACGGCTGACCGTCATCGACAAAGCCCCGGCTGACGATCCGCAGGCTTTTCCGGCCTCGCCAGGCATCGCCCCCGACGTCGCCACTCTGCTCGACTGGATCGAGCGCCAGATGCCAGCGCGATTGCCCGTCACTCTTCCGGCCCTCGCAGCCCCGGTCGGAACAGCGCCGCCGAAAACCGTCCGTGGCTATGTCTCGCGCACTATGGCCGCGCGTCCGGCCGCCTCCGCAGCAATCGATCCGCAAGGCGTAAGCCTTGCTTACGAGGCAATCGACTCGGCTCCGCCCGAAGCCGAACGAATGAGCGATGGCCTCTATGAGAGCTTCGCCCTTCAGGCGATCCATATCCCCGGATCGACAGCCCACCCCACCAAACTCGTGCAGTCCGCTGCCATGGCCTCAGTCACGCCGCCCAAACCCAGCTATCATCCGATCCTTCCCGCCAATATCCTTGGCGTCTTGTCCGATGCCCAACTCGAAACCCTTATTTATGCAGGCGAGGCCCACAGCGATTATCTCGCCGGTTCATGGACCGTCGATGAAACCTGCGATCTCGTACAAGCCGCGCCTGACGGGGCATCGAATGCTGTCCGCTTCCGGCGCGGCTTCATGCTTGGCGATGGAACCGGGGCGGGCAAGGGCCGCCAATCGGCCGGCATCATCCTCGATAACTGGCTCCAGGGTCGGCGCAAGGCGGTCTGGATTTCAAAGTCCGACAAGCTGATCGAAGACGCGCAGCGCGATTGGTCAGCACTCGGGATGGAGCGGCTTTTGGTAACGCCATTTTCACGCTTTCCGCAGGGCAAGCCGATCGGGCTGACCGAAGGCATCCTGTTTGCAACCTATGCCACGCTGCGCTCCGACGAGCGCGGCGAGAAGGTTTCGCGGGTCCGTCAAATCGTCGATTGGTTGGGAACCGATTTCGACGGTGTGATCATCTTCGACGAGAGCCATGCCATGCAGAACGCCGGTGGCGGCAAGGGAGAACGCGGTGACGTCGCCCCATCGCAACAGGGGCGCGCCGGTCTGCGCCTGCAAAATGCACTTCCCAATGCCCGGGTGGTCTATGTCTCCGCGACCGGTGCGACCAGCGTTCACAACCTCGCCTATGCCCAGCGCCTCGGCCTCTGGGGCGGAGAGGATTTCCCGTTCGCCACTCGCGCCGAATTCGTCGAGGCCATCGAGGAGGGCGGCGTCGCAGCCATGGAGGTGCTCGCCCGTGACCTGCGTTCGCTCGGGCTCTATACCGCTCGTTCGCTGTCCTATGACGGCGTTGAATACGAAATGGTCGAGCACCAGCTGACCGATGACCAGCGCCGGATTTACGATGCCTACGCCGGGGCTTTCACCATCATTCACAACCACCTTGATGCGGCAATGGAAGCCGCAAACATCACCGGGAGTGATGGCACGCTGAACCGCCAAGCCAAATCGGCGGCACGCAGCGCTTTCGAATCTGTGAAGCAAAGGTTCTTCGGGCACCTGTTGACCTCCATGAAAACGCCAACCCTTATCCGTGCGATCGAGCATGATCTCGAAGCAGGCCATGCCGCCGTGATCCAGATTGTATCGACCGGCGAAGCCCTGATGGAGCGGCGCTTGGCGGACATCCCGACCGAGGAGTGGGGCGATGTACGTGTAGACATCACTCCGCGCGAATATGTCCTGTCGTATTTGCAGCATTCCTTCCCGGTGCAGCTCTACGAACCCTACACCGACAGCGAGGGCAATCTTGCTTCGCGGCCGGTGGTCCGCGATGGCCAACCGGTCGAGTGCCGTGAAGCAGTTCGCCGCCGCGACGAGCTCATCGAACGGCTCGCCTCACTCGCACCTGTCCCTGGCGCACTCGACCAAATCATCCAGCGCTTCGGCACCGACATGGTCGCCGAAGTCACTGGCCGATCGCGGCGGATCGTGCGGAAGGGCGAACGCTTCGCCGTCGAAAACCGAGCAGCCAGCGCCAATCTCGCGGAAACCGCCGCCTTCATGGATGACCTGAAACGCATCCTGATCTTTTCCGACGCAGGCGGCACCGGGCGCAGCTATCACGCCGATCTTTCTGCTCGAAACCAGCGCCTGCGTGTCCACTATCTGCTCGAGCCGGGCTGGAAGGCCGACGCGGCGATCCAAGGTCTCGGTCGCACCAACCGTACCAATCAGGCGCAGCCGCCGCTGTTCCGTCCGATCGCAACGGATGTGAAGGCCGAGAAGCGCTTTCTCAGTACGATCGCGCGCAGGCTCGATACCCTCGGGGCCATCACTCGCGGCCAGCGGCAGACCGGTGGCCAAGGGCTCTTTCGCCCCGAAGACAACCTCGAAAGCCCCTATGCGCGCGCCGCGTTGCGCCAGCTCTACCTACTGATCGTGCGCGGCAAGATCGACGGCTGCTCGCTGGAGCGCTTCGAGGCCGCAACCGGCCTGAAGTTGACCGATACCAACGGCATCAAGGACGAGCTTCCGCCGATTACGACGTTCCTCAATCGCCTGCTGGCGCTGACCATCGCGCTGCAGGGCACCCTCTTCACCGCCTTCGAGCAACTGCTCGACGCCAAAGTGGCCGGCGCGATCGCCGGTGGAACCTACGATCTGGGCCTCGAGACCCTCAACGCGGAAAGCTTCACCGTCGCCGGCCGGGCGACCATCTACACGCATCCCGCAACGGGTGCGGAAACACGGCTGCTGACGATCGTCCAGCGTGAGCGGAACCGGCCAATGTCGCTTGGCGACGCGCTGGCATGGCGCGAGAACGACCACGGGCGCTTGCTGGTCAATGCCAAGTCAGGCCGCGCCGCGGTGCAGGTGCCCGCACCATCGATGATGCTTGATGATGGTGAGATCGAACGCCGCGTCCGGCTGATTCGACCGATGGAATACCATCATGCGACCCTCGCGATGATGGCTGAAAGCCACTGGGAAGAAGTTGACGACCAAACCTTTGCGCATGCCTGGAACCGCGAGCTGGACGATGTTCCGACCTTTACCGACAGCACCGTCCACATCGTGGCGGGCCTGCTGCTCCCGGTGTGGAAGCGCCTGCCGACTGAATCGACGCGAGTCTATCGCCTCCAGACCGACGACGGCGAACGGATCATCGGACGCCGGGTCTCCCCGGCTTGGGCTGCAAACACCGCTACGGTTGGGATGCCCGCCCTGACTGGCGAAGATGCCTATGTGGCATTGATCGAAGGGCGCGCGGTCATCGATCTTGCTGAAGGGCTCGGGCTGCGCCGAGTGAGGATCATGGGTGCGAGCCGCATCGAACTCACCGGCTTCACCGAGGCGATGCGTGAGAGATTGCGCGCCTTCGGCCTCTTTACCGAGATCATTGCATGGAAGCTGCGCTTCTTCGTGCCGGTTGATCACCATGGCCCGGCCGTGCTCAGCCGTTTGCTCAAGACCTATCCGCTCTTGCGCATCGTTGAGAGGGAGGCGGCGTGA
- a CDS encoding toprim domain-containing protein, which yields MVRHDAGELAHRLGRNAEAVCRRYLDAGRKQGNYWLVGNAYNTPGRSLFIRLSDSPKGPAGKWQDAATGEHGDLLDIIQLALGLVDFADVAAEARAFLSLPHPEPVRLKETLPRVASGSVEAARRLFAMSQPLGGSLADTYLRHRGIASPPGPASLRFHPRCYYRSDGDEVTQTWPAIIAAVTDLDGQITGVHRTWLAPGGKDKAPVDTPRKAMGDLLGHAVRFGVPGEIMAAGEGIESVLSVREVSPGMPVAAALSAGHLAATAFPDTLRRLYIIRDNDPAGDWALASLVERANAAGIEAIVLSPTLGDFNEDLCEYGINALRAGVRGQLAPQDVARFLDFPA from the coding sequence ATGGTCCGCCATGATGCTGGTGAACTTGCACACCGCCTTGGCCGAAACGCCGAGGCGGTGTGCCGCCGCTATCTCGATGCAGGCCGCAAACAGGGCAACTACTGGCTGGTGGGCAACGCTTACAACACGCCGGGGCGCTCCCTCTTCATCCGGCTCAGCGACTCCCCCAAAGGCCCTGCGGGCAAGTGGCAGGATGCCGCGACCGGCGAGCACGGCGATTTGCTCGACATCATTCAATTGGCACTGGGGCTGGTTGATTTTGCCGATGTTGCCGCGGAAGCACGCGCCTTTCTAAGCCTGCCACACCCAGAACCCGTGCGACTGAAGGAAACGTTGCCGCGCGTTGCGTCAGGTTCGGTCGAGGCTGCAAGGCGGCTCTTTGCCATGTCGCAGCCACTCGGCGGTTCTCTGGCCGACACTTATCTGCGACACCGTGGCATTGCTTCTCCTCCCGGGCCAGCCAGCCTGCGCTTCCATCCCCGCTGCTATTACAGATCCGACGGAGACGAGGTCACCCAGACATGGCCAGCAATCATCGCCGCCGTCACCGATCTCGATGGCCAGATCACCGGGGTTCATCGTACCTGGCTCGCACCGGGCGGCAAGGACAAGGCGCCCGTCGATACGCCGCGCAAGGCGATGGGAGACTTGCTCGGCCATGCGGTTCGCTTTGGCGTGCCCGGCGAAATCATGGCCGCCGGTGAAGGCATCGAAAGCGTCTTGTCCGTTCGCGAAGTCTCGCCTGGCATGCCTGTGGCGGCAGCGCTCTCGGCAGGGCACCTCGCTGCCACCGCGTTCCCTGATACGTTGCGTCGTCTCTACATCATCCGCGACAATGATCCGGCGGGCGACTGGGCACTTGCTAGCCTAGTCGAGCGAGCCAACGCGGCAGGGATCGAGGCGATCGTGCTGTCGCCGACGCTCGGGGATTTCAACGAGGACCTCTGCGAATACGGCATCAATGCCCTGCGGGCGGGTGTCCGGGGCCAACTAGCCCCGCAAGATGTCGCGCGCTTCTTGGACTTCCCTGCTTAA
- a CDS encoding DUF2493 domain-containing protein, whose amino-acid sequence MDDHDDFEPEHASSPTDHVLQELQLYGYRPFEDEPDPRPLPDGNRIAGAIADIFDALISSMEDTRLEPDLDDLLWSTVNLFHRACQRIERELDDNEVGQRRLQNEQDGSEVKSVELERLLALGQTLLERRDAFELMRDQAADHFERQTRSSWKPHSGSMVNHRNLTAAMIDSRDFISAKRRAETEVLLPAGPKIAFSGGESTDHELIWAKLDQIRVKHPDMVLMHGGSPKGAEKIASRWADTRKVPQIAFKPDWTKHAKAAPFKRNDQMLAVMPIGVIIFPGSGIQDNLADKARKLGIPVYRFGSGGA is encoded by the coding sequence ATGGACGACCACGACGATTTTGAACCTGAACACGCCTCTTCCCCGACCGACCACGTTCTGCAGGAGCTTCAGCTCTACGGCTACCGACCTTTCGAGGATGAACCCGATCCTCGACCATTGCCCGACGGCAACCGTATTGCAGGTGCCATCGCCGACATCTTCGATGCACTGATCTCCAGCATGGAAGACACGCGCCTCGAACCCGACCTCGACGATCTTCTCTGGTCGACCGTCAACCTCTTTCACCGCGCCTGCCAGCGGATCGAGCGCGAACTCGACGACAACGAGGTCGGCCAACGCCGCCTCCAGAACGAGCAGGATGGCAGCGAGGTGAAGTCGGTCGAGCTCGAACGGCTGCTCGCCTTGGGGCAAACCCTCCTCGAACGGCGCGATGCCTTCGAACTGATGCGCGATCAGGCCGCTGACCATTTTGAGCGGCAAACCCGGTCAAGCTGGAAACCGCACTCTGGTTCCATGGTCAACCACCGCAACCTGACGGCGGCCATGATCGACAGCCGCGATTTTATCAGCGCCAAACGGCGCGCCGAAACCGAAGTGCTCCTCCCCGCTGGCCCGAAGATCGCCTTTTCCGGCGGCGAGAGCACGGACCATGAACTGATCTGGGCTAAGCTCGACCAGATCCGGGTCAAGCATCCCGATATGGTCCTGATGCACGGCGGCTCACCCAAGGGCGCCGAGAAGATCGCTTCGCGTTGGGCTGATACCCGCAAGGTGCCGCAAATCGCCTTCAAGCCCGACTGGACCAAGCATGCGAAGGCCGCGCCGTTCAAACGCAACGATCAGATGCTCGCTGTCATGCCGATCGGCGTCATCATCTTCCCCGGTTCGGGCATTCAGGACAATCTTGCCGACAAAGCCCGCAAGCTGGGTATCCCGGTCTACCGGTTCGGTTCAGGCGGCGCGTAA
- a CDS encoding plasmid pRiA4b ORF-3 family protein: MFEPYTAIQIRVSIDDIEPPVWRRLILPIDWNLVQLHLAIQAAFNWWNYHLHEFQIGGLRFGDAAAAYEGSCEDDPQIFEQADVRLRDFTKARTSFSYLYDFGDNWSHTVELEQWLSLAAVPKKAQCVDGARARPPEDVGGISGYERFLEIVADPGDPEHRETIQWCGGHFDPDWFDLAIVDKDVRNTLNPNVKRRLHQPKPRTK, from the coding sequence ATGTTCGAGCCCTACACCGCCATTCAGATTCGTGTGTCGATTGACGACATTGAGCCTCCGGTCTGGAGGCGCCTGATCCTCCCGATCGACTGGAACCTTGTTCAACTACACTTGGCGATCCAGGCCGCGTTCAACTGGTGGAATTACCATTTGCACGAGTTCCAGATCGGTGGCCTGCGTTTCGGCGATGCCGCCGCCGCCTACGAAGGGTCCTGCGAAGACGACCCGCAGATCTTTGAGCAGGCCGACGTGCGCTTGCGGGACTTCACGAAAGCACGAACCAGCTTCAGCTACCTTTATGATTTTGGGGACAATTGGTCCCACACTGTCGAATTGGAACAATGGCTTTCCCTCGCCGCTGTGCCGAAGAAGGCCCAATGTGTGGATGGCGCACGTGCTCGGCCTCCAGAAGATGTCGGCGGAATTTCTGGCTATGAACGGTTTCTCGAAATCGTGGCGGACCCTGGCGACCCAGAGCATCGTGAAACAATACAATGGTGCGGTGGGCACTTCGACCCTGATTGGTTCGATTTAGCGATCGTCGACAAGGACGTAAGGAATACGCTGAATCCCAATGTGAAACGGCGGTTGCATCAACCCAAGCCGCGAACAAAGTAG
- a CDS encoding DUF736 domain-containing protein, producing the protein MATIGTFKKAGTNEFTGDIVTLNVQAKGVRIIPDPRANGENAPSHRVLVGRAEIGAAWSKRSGEGRDYLGLKIDDPSFNAPIYANLFDDEDGEGYSLIWSRPNGRRGD; encoded by the coding sequence ATGGCTACCATCGGCACCTTCAAGAAGGCTGGCACGAACGAGTTCACCGGCGACATCGTCACCCTCAACGTCCAGGCCAAGGGCGTGCGTATCATCCCCGACCCACGCGCGAACGGCGAAAACGCCCCCAGCCACCGGGTTCTGGTCGGCCGCGCCGAAATCGGTGCAGCCTGGTCGAAGCGCTCGGGCGAGGGTCGCGACTACCTCGGCCTGAAGATCGATGATCCCAGCTTCAACGCCCCGATCTACGCCAACCTCTTCGACGACGAAGACGGCGAAGGCTACTCGCTGATCTGGTCCCGGCCGAACGGCCGCCGGGGCGACTGA
- a CDS encoding helix-turn-helix transcriptional regulator, protein MITARQSRAARALLGWTQETLADRAQVSLTALKRLESESGLEVYETTRDQVRRAFESAGIVLLSTEKGEGVLRLHESGKQLAKP, encoded by the coding sequence ATGATCACCGCTCGACAATCGCGGGCCGCGCGCGCGTTGCTGGGATGGACACAGGAGACGCTCGCTGACAGGGCCCAAGTATCACTGACCGCGCTTAAACGCCTCGAATCCGAAAGCGGGCTCGAGGTCTATGAGACGACGCGCGATCAGGTACGGCGGGCCTTCGAATCAGCCGGCATCGTCCTTCTGTCCACGGAAAAGGGCGAAGGTGTTCTGCGGCTCCACGAATCAGGAAAGCAACTGGCCAAGCCTTAG
- a CDS encoding DNA -binding domain-containing protein: MGQSKPQFLDEPPQGEQLTAYDREHMVLYLRLLDAHRDGADWREATEILFGIDPASEPERSRKVHDAHLARAQWMTERGYQELLRKDETD, encoded by the coding sequence ATGGGCCAATCGAAACCGCAGTTCCTTGATGAACCGCCGCAAGGCGAGCAGCTGACGGCTTACGACCGCGAGCATATGGTTCTTTATCTGCGGCTGCTTGATGCCCACCGAGACGGGGCCGATTGGCGCGAGGCTACAGAAATCCTCTTCGGCATCGATCCTGCATCCGAGCCGGAACGGTCGCGCAAGGTCCATGACGCTCATCTTGCGCGCGCTCAGTGGATGACCGAGCGCGGCTATCAGGAACTACTGCGCAAAGATGAAACCGACTAG